In the Helianthus annuus cultivar XRQ/B chromosome 11, HanXRQr2.0-SUNRISE, whole genome shotgun sequence genome, one interval contains:
- the LOC110888039 gene encoding disease resistance protein At4g27190, which yields MDAIVSAVIDGAKIMFKFTWSRIKTLSKCGKNILELREQFGNLMDKKLLIEEDITLAKMEGKTPKPQVIEWLMKVSQAEDVVRPLLEMPNKMMLRYRKCWRLSKKLDLVKELNSIHFETVATERSSPINSVVEIAVSPLVGQGAASNMKRLLEILNKDDNRRIAVWGEGGIGKTALIMNLNNELCISSTNSFDLVIWVQVSRSSDLSTIQSQIAKRIHLKVEAGDTTNSIASRILQRLRLRRKILLILDDVWEKIDLDAVGIPSREPFCKILLTTRSRDVCRHMAVDFSFQVNLMSEEDSWNLFAESVGAVVHSDGIESLARKMAASCHGLPLAIKTLGNSMRDVSQVELWENACLRWQSSSPLFNNINQEVYQHLALSYHSLPSKDLKQCFLYCSLYPESVSINVGELIQCWVSDGLIIGNQTVEQTFNYGIALVERLKNLGLLDHDAAVGTVKLHGIVRELAIRLSKSEELFGFQSQCNSPSYQMPNKSSKRVSLVRCGITKLPVFPLYSLLTVLFLQDNPIKDIPNEFFHNLKYLRVLNLSKTQITSLPSSLLCLSELRSLFLRDCSIEKLPSLKSLGKLLVLDLSRTQIKALPEGLGSLHSLRELDLSCTHFLERIIAGSISGLSSLETLNMSCSAFSWNPKMGHAAAQRATFEELSSLDHLSALQIRLDTVECLAHASCWLMKLKRFDIQISPWTQDPNYHIAKDNEKRLGLRGVNLLQEDFKDFLHNINSLDVLTCVGLTRRHLLSLSSLISLTISNCNDISCLISKERSSKEMFPNLKHLVLDHLQSLETIVEGIIRRGVCLRKLTTIQVLDCPMLKVAVSYAMLRHVKSLEEVKVSGCKNMSCIIYSGEHQETVPNLRVLEMNNMANLRSICDGTSVCPALQRIEVSSCPELKELPLSISNICSLKEIKGEIKWWNNLRWDDDDAKNMFLQYFQVCPGENYSCMKGKYK from the coding sequence ATGGATGCTATTGTTTCTGCTGTAATTGATGGCGCTAAAATAATGTTTAAGTTCACCTGGTCAAGAATCAAGACTCTTTCCAAATGTGGAAAGAACATTCTTGAACTCAGGGAACAGTTTGGAAACCTCATGGACAAAAAGTTGTTAATCGAAGAAGATATCACCTTAGCCAAAATGGAAGGGAAAACTCCAAAACCGCAAGTGATTGAATGGTTGATGAAGGTTTCTCAAGCAGAAGATGTTGTAAGGCCGCTATTAGAGATGCCTAACAAGATGATGCTCCGGTACCGCAAGTGTTGGAGACTGTCAAAGAAACTTGATCTGGTGAAGGAGCTGAATTCTATTCATTTTGAAACTGTTGCCACTGAAAGAAGCTCTCCAATAAATTCAGTGGTGGAAATTGCAGTGTCGCCTCTTGTGGGGCAGGGGGCAGCATCAAATATGAAGCGGCTTTTGGAAATCCTAAACAAGGATGATAACAGAAGGATTGCTGTCTGGGGAGAGGGTGGCATAGGGAAGACGGCTTTGATCATGAACTTGAACAATGAGCTGTGCATTTCCTCCACGAATTCTTTTGATCTTGTTATCTGGGTTCAAGTTTCAAGATCATCAGATTTGAGCACAATTCAGTCTCAGATTGCCAAGAGAATCCATTTAAAAGTGGAAGCAGGTGACACCACAAACAGTATAGCTAGCAGAATTCTTCAAAGACTGAGGCTGAGAAGGAAGATCCTCCTGATCCTTGATGATGTATGGGAAAAGATTGATCTTGATGCTGTGGGTATTCCATCAAGAGAGCCTTTCTGTAAGATCCTTTTAACCACCCGATCTCGTGATGTGTGTAGACACATGGCtgttgatttttcttttcaggTAAATCTCATGAGTGAAGAAGATTCTTGGAATCTTTTTGCTGAAAGTGTTGGAGCTGTGGTACATTCAGATGGGATAGAATCTCTAGCAAGAAAAATGGCTGCAAGTTGCCATGGGCTGCCATTGGCAATCAAGACTCTTGGAAACTCCATGAGGGACGTTTCACAGGTTGAGTTGTGGGAAAATGCATGTCTTAGGTGGCAGAGCTCATCACCTTTGTTCAATAACATCAATCAAGAAGTCTATCAGCATCTGGCATTGAGTTATCATTCCTTACCAAGTAAGGATCTAAAGCAATGCTTTCTTTATTGTTCTTTGTACCCAGAAAGCGTCTCAATAAATGTTGGTGAACTAATCCAATGTTGGGTGTCTGATGGCTTAATCATTGGGAATCAAACCGTAGAACAAACTTTTAATTATGGGATTGCTTTAGTTGAACGCCTGAAGAACTTGGGCCTACTTGATCACGATGCAGCAGTAGGAACAGTGAAACTACATGGCATTGTTCGTGAGTTAGCCATACGTCTTTCTAAGAGTGAAGAACTGTTTGGATTTCAATCTCAGTGCAACTCTCCATCCTATCAGATGCCAAATAAGTCTTCTAAAAGAGTTTCTTTAGTACGCTGCGGGATCACAAAGTTGCCGGTATTTCCTCTGTATTCTCTGCTAACTGTTCTGTTTCTCCAAGATAATCCTATAAAGGATATTCCAAATGAGTTCTTTCACAATCTCAAGTATCTAAGAGTACTAAATTTAAGCAAAACTCAAATTACTTCTTTGCCCTCATCTTTACTTTGCCTGAGTGAACTGCGTTCCCTCTTTCTGAGAGACTGTTCAATAGAAAAGCTACCTTCTCTTAAATCTCTCGGTAAACTCTTAGTTTTAGACCTTTCTCGAACCCAGATAAAAGCTCTTCCTGAAGGGTTAGGAAGTCTACATAGTCTAAGAGAATTAGATTTGTCATGCACACACTTTTTGGAGAGGATAATAGCTGGAAGCATATCAGGACTATCAAGTCTTGAGACTCTGAATATGTCATGTAGTGCTTTCAGTTGGAATCCCAAGATGGGTCATGCAGCTGCTCAAAGAGCAACGTTTGAGGAGTTATCATCATTGGACCACCTTTCGGCCCTTCAAATAAGGCTGGACACAGTCGAGTGTCTTGCACATGCATCTTGTTGGCTCATGAAATTAAAAAGATTTGATATTCAGATTAGTCCATGGACCCAAGACCCAAACTATCATATTGCCAAAGACAATGAAAAGAGATTGGGTCTTAGAGGAGTTAATCTTCTGCAAGAAGATTTTAAAGATTTTCTACACAACATAAATTCTCTGGATGTGTTAACGTGTGTAGGCTTGACCCGGAGACACTTGCTTAGCCTATCATCATTGATATCACTCACTATATCAAACTGCAATGATATATCATGTTTAATAAGCAAGGAAAGAAGTTCCAAGGAAATGTTTCCAAATCTAAAGCACTTGGTTCTTGATCATTTGCAAAGTTTAGAGACCATTGTTGAGGGGATTATCCGGAGAGGTGTATGCCTCAGAAAGCTGACAACGATTCAAGTTTTGGATTGCCCAATGTTAAAAGTAGCCGTATCTTATGCAATGCTTCGTCATGTTAAAAGTCTTGAAGAAGTTAAGGTAAGCGGTTGTAAAAACATGTCTTGTATCATCTATTCAGGGGAGCATCAAGAAACTGTTCCTAATTTGAGGGTCTTAGAAATGAACAACATGGCCAATTTGAGGTCAATCTGTGATGGTACATCAGTTTGTCCTGCATTGCAGCGCATTGAAGTTTCTTCTTGTCCCGAGCTGAAGGAACTTCCTCTCTCAATCTCTAATATATGTAGTTTGAAAGAGATTAAAGGTGAGATCAAATGGTGGAACAATCTAAGatgggatgatgatgatgctaagAACATGTTTCTGCAATACTTTCAAGTATGTCCTGGGGAGAACTACTCATGCATGAAAGGTAAATACAAGTAA
- the LOC110888038 gene encoding uncharacterized protein LOC110888038 has product MKLIEQLTAQNMEPRKIFQTIRKQDPDRFHVQKDVQNVVAKIRAEQRQGLTPMQSLENVLMKNDFIYEIREEPGTEIVTEIFFLHRDSRVLWRAFPHVMMIDATYKTNIYNMPFIQIVGMTPTNKSFIIAHAVVSKERGDNFVWVLERVKAMLDECMEPRVILTDRDLALMGACAKVFPDASRLLCRWHIQQNVMKHCKGAFTDDDWKTFLSFWGSLIESPSIPIYDYHLRNMRKRLVECKRSIFIMEDDLMPGDDMHIEPVQQGPRRRQRPPVDTLQGHPYLEFPDGTDAARHCQKLRRMHVGSHASIDWDAMEEIAETPRVRRFIPIDSPWHRLFDLAHTPTYRELLVEFISSFTFHPPGEPVPIPYPGAPPPPEVSFRLAGVQRSMTLAEFAVRSGLYMQEEIETEIYTAGLVVVEKPTLVGFWQVIAGADHWEHDKSKGRVSFVSDPLYRYLHHLLATSISARGYSREWCTTTDLFFLYCLLYRRPCALAHGLAQYFASGHHRQERGFLYGGAYVTVIARSFGLVPHQDPHLRTPAIMPTRMGMPSLWGMRVIKRFPVGPRFKNREGGVWREEDLPEHFEDVHPPADPADVVPVEDPPEDLDGAAGPQPPPPAGAPQFPRHAIRGGAPGAALHPDVRARLDRLDDLVGWLVRAEQDRREREGLPPIPLPPVRAPHQQQQPQQQHQPQQQHQDSDSDFDA; this is encoded by the exons atgaaactgatcgagcagctgacagctcaaaacatggagccgcgcaaaatatttcaaacgataaggaagcagGACCCCGACAGGTTTCATGTTCAGAAAGACGTTCAAAACGTTGTAGCGAAGATTAGAGCCGAACAAAGACAAGGATTGACTCCCATGCAGTCACTAGAAAATGTGCTGATGAAGAACGACTTTATTTACGAGATCCGGGAAGAACCCGGAACAGAGATCGTAACAGAGATCTTCTTTCTTCATCGGGACTCGAGAGTCTtgtggcgtgcattcccccaCGTCATGATGATCGATGCAACGTACAAGACAAACATATACAATATGCCCTTTATCCAGATTGTTGGTATGACGCCTACCAACAAATCGTTTATTATCGCGCATGCCGTTGTTAGTAAAGAACGGGGTGATAACTTTGTGTGGGTGCTTGAGAGGGTTAAGGCAATGTTGGATGAATGTATGGAgccacgtgtgattttaacggatAGAGACCTAGCCCTTATGGGCGCGTGTGCTAAAGTATTTCCAGACGCCTCCAGGCTTCTTTGCAGGTGGCACATACAACAGAATGTTATGAAGCACTGCAAGGGTGCCTTCACAGACGACGACTGGAAGACATTTTTGTCATTCTGGGGTTCATTGATTGAGTCTCCATCCATACCCATCTACGACTACCACTTGCGCAACATGCGAAAGCGACTTGTGGAGTGCAAACGTTCTA TATTTATTATGGAGGACGATCTGATGCCGGGCGATGACATGCACATAGAGCCGGTTCAGCAGGGTCCACGACGGAGACAGCGACCGCCTGTGGATACGTTGCAGGGGCATCCCTATCTAGAGTTTCCCGACGGCACTGACGCCGCCCGTCATTGCCAGAAGCTTAGGAGGATGCACGTTGGATCGCATGCATCGATCGACTGGGATGCGATGGAGGAGATTGCTGAGACGCCGAGAGTGCGTCGGTTTATACCTATCGATTCCCCGTGGCATCGTCTTTTTGATTTGGCGCACACGCCGACCTACAGGGAGCTGCTGGTCGAGTTCATTTCGTCATTCACATTTCACCCTCCTGGGGAGCCAGTGCCGATTCCGTACCCAG GTGCTCCCCCTCCGCCTGAGGTTTCTTTCAGGCTTGCTGGCGTTCAGCGTTCGATGACGCTAGCAGAGTTTGCGGTGCGCTCTGGTTTATACATGCAGGAGGAGATCGAGACTGAGATCTACACAGCGGGGCTAGTGGTGGTTGAAAAACCCACTCTTGTTGGGTTTTGGCAGGTGATTGCGGGGGCGGATCATTGGGAGCATGACAAGTCGAAGGGGAGGGTGTCGTTTGTTAGCGACCCACTATACAG GTATCTGCACCATTTGCTCGCCACTTCTATATCAGCGCGCGGCTACAGCCGTGAGTGGTGTACGACCACAGATCTTTTTTTCCTATATTGTTTGTTGTATAGGAGGCCGTGCGCGCTAGCACACGGTCTAGCCCAGTACTTCGCCTCCGGCCATCACCGGCAGGAGCGCGGATTTTTGTATGGCGGGGCGTACGTGACCGTCATTGCCCGTTCATTTGGCCTCGTACCACATCAGGACCCACATCTACGGACGCCGGCCATCATGCCGACGCGGATGGGTATGCCGTCGCTATGGGGGATGAGGGTTATCAAGAGGTTCCCGGTTGGCCCGCGGTTTAAAAACCGCGAGGGGGGCGTATGGAGAGAGGAGGACCTACCAGAGCATTTCGAGGACGTTCATCCTCCTGCAGATCCTGCTGATGTAGTGCCCGTGGAGGACCCTCCGGAGGATCTAGACGGTGCAGCGGGGCCACAGCCACCGCCACCTGCCGGGGCACCTCAGTTTCCACGTCACGCTATTCGAGGTGGTGCCCCAGGAGCTGCACTACATCCGGATGTACGAGCCAGGCTTGACAGGCTCGACGATTTGGTAGGTTGGTTGGTACGGGCGGAGCAggatagacgagagagagagggattacccccgataccgcttccaccggttcgagcaccacatcagcagcagcagccgcagcagcagcaccagccgcagcagcagcatcaggattcagattcggattttgatgcatag
- the LOC110889971 gene encoding uncharacterized protein LOC110889971, whose amino-acid sequence MQILLNYFYFLGVFKYVYDNWLKDYKEMFVFAWTDKRRNFGNRTTNRVESQHANLKRYVEDRSSLDRIVGCVRDIVETQFGEIRKTFRESIEKTMKHHKHPMFQHLLGKVSHKALDLLHGEAIRRLDVLERFNSSCGCQMWHSCGLPCACRIEKYMREEHPIQLEDIDVFWRKLNFQSCKLIDDSLDVVEELDVVRQQLQSHPPAQQKSLLSKIKAVLTPTKSTKKPPVVQQNTRGRPTTKQVQERLDEASRIDEELRRSSFGDANTCFEGSRQSKYDKPRHSSYVPSQASQQSVIRSQKPKATLSRSKSSKKKETRDDHGFPLIIGDEYVGIIERFKSDIPPVFHPYVSCIRDVMPDGHCGFRSVAVGLGMDQSSWGRIRRDLVQEMDQNESIWFPIFEAWAAGYFYTHRQGLIWDSVAGCGENHWMDFPFAGLLIAQTYGIGVHLLTTTMGASSTYFPILSPPANQQPLFITLTHVNENHFIHVKLEGDYPMPPAHGLWLTHRRPHTEQWEDMYLPRLEWYTSIMNPRPRSNPSLNYIDSYTEE is encoded by the exons atgcaaattttattaaattatttttactttttaggagTCTTCAAATACGTGTACGATAACTGGCTAAAAGACTACAAGGAGATGTTTGTCTTTGCGTGGACTGATAAGAGGCGCAACTTTGGTAATCGTACTAcaaacagagttgagagccaacatgccaacttaaagagatacgtcgaagataggagctcgctggaccgtatagttggttgtgtccgggatatagttgagacacagttcggtgaaataaggaagacttttcgagaaagcatcgaaaaaacaatgaaacaccacaaacacccgatgtttcaacacctacttggaaaagtatcccacaaagcccttgacttgttgcatggagaggcaattaggaggctagatgtcttggagcgctttaattcatcatgtggttgccaaATGTGGCACAGCTGTGGGTTGCCCTGTGCTTGTAGGATAGAAAAGTACATGCGTGAAG AGCATCCGATTCAACTCGAAGACATAGACGTCTTCTGGCGGAAACTTAACttccaaagttgtaaattgatagACGACTCCCTTGACGTGGTCGAAGAGCTAGATGTTGTTAGACAACAATTACAGTCGCACCCTCCAGCTCAGCAAAAAAGCCTGCTTTCAAAGATTAAAGCGGTGTTGACTCCAACGAAATCTACCAAGAAACCACCGGTTGTCCAACAAAATACTCGTGGCCGACCAACAACAAAGCAGGTACAAGAAAGGTTGGACGAGGCCTCTCGTATAGATGAAGAATTGAGGAGAAGCTCCTTCGGTGATGCAAACACGTGCTTTGAAGGTTCACGACAAAGTAAGTACGATAAACCTCGCCACAGCTCGTACGTTCCGTCTCAAGCCTCACAACAGTCGGttataaggtcccaaaaacccaaagcgaccctaagccgttcaaagagttctaagaagaaagagacacgAGATGATCACGGTTTTCCTTTAATCATTGGGGACGAGTACGTGGGAATCATCGAACGGTTTAAGTCTGACATTCCGCCAGTGTTCCATCCGTACGTCTCGTGCATACGAGATGTGATGCCGgacggtcattgtgggtttcgGTCTGTGGCTGTGGGCTTAGGGATGGATCAGAGTTCATGGGGGCGTATTAGAAGGGACCTTGTCCAAGAAATGGATCAGAACGAATCGATCTGGTTCCCAATATTTGAAGCATGGGCTGCAGGTTATTTTTACACGCATCGTCAGGGCCTAATTTGGGATTCAGTGGCCGGTTGTGGGGAGAATCACTGGATGGACTTCCCCTTTGCAGGACTTCTTATTGCACAAACGTACGGTATCGGGGTGCACCTGTTAACGACAACCATGGGTGCGAGTTCCACTTACTTCCCAATACTAAGTCCTCCGGCTAATCAACAACCATTATTCATAACGCTTACACATGTTAACGAGAACCACTTCATACATGTTAAGCTGGAAGGGGATTATCCTATGCCACCAGCACACGGGCTATGGTTGACCCACCGAAGACCCCACACAGAACAATGGGAAGATATGTACTTGCCACGTCTAGAATGGTATACATCGATAATGAATCCTCGACCAAGATCAAACCCCAGTCTTAATTACATAGATAGTTACACGgaagaatga